AAATCTCTGACAATAAACTATGTAATTATTTAAATGCAGCTTGGAAAAGTATATCACATATATTGTCATAATATTATTGTATACTCTGTAAGTGAGACTACTATCATGTGTTGTAGTAGTCTCAGTCTGTAACTACAGTTATCtgttgtcttttgtttgtcatatattgtgtatattttggtttgccATAGCATGTATATGCTTCTTGCAAATAAAGTATTCCTTCATTCATAGTTATTAGCTTCGAAAGTTTCAAGctgaattaaataaataaaatcatttagaaaaacatttttttttgtaacaaattGATTCCATACAATTGTCAGATTcgattgaatttattttgaacaAGTCGGTATTTTCAAAGACAATATTCACTAAtcaaaaatttgataacatgATAGATAGGGAGATTAACATATGATGTACTGATTAAAACATAGGTTTTTATTTACTTTCCTTGTAGTAAAACAATGTCTGAGACACATAATAACCTTGCCTAACTCCCGTCTACCTAAACAATATCGTAACATAGAAATGTTTAGTCCTAAccgtatgtacatgtataatgaatataataatgTATCTTAATCCCGATAATCCATGTGTGAACATCAAAGAGGTTACTATTATTGATGCTTTctgttaaataatttgtgtatttgaatactactttaataaataaaagaaaggaagaaaagaaaaaagaaattatttttataagaattaaaattaaatatgaaataagataaaaacaaatgtgtttattagaatactaattttgtttattcggattcagattcaatattcGTGTATTTGAATACTACATAAAGGAATTCTTTAAAAACtaccaaaataataaacaaaataaaaaaaagtaattacatacaaatataaaaattaaataaaaaatagataacataaaaaattcataaggattaaaattaaatataatgtaatataaaaacaaatgtgttaatcaaaataatatattggcAACAGTGAATAGACTTTAATAATGCAGATTCAGATTTAGATTCTATAATGTATATTCAAATGATTAAGGAAAACAAATCAatcataattttgattttttctcacGCTTTCACTAAATTTATGGCTTTACGTCAAATTTGCAAATCCGTTCGCTTCCTGAAATGAAGGTTACCTGGTGCCATTAATTTTGTGTATCCCAATTTCCTTGTGTCAAGGAGGTGTTGATGCGGAGGTATGGCTTCAATAAAAACATCTACCTTAGAATACCCCACTGTCAACGAAAAGATAACTAATTAGCAGGTAAATGAATACCTGTGTCATCTTAAGGATGTGAAGTAGGCGCCCTACTGATTTCTAATTATGCAATAAGTGTTAAGTTTCCACCGTAAAAATGTCTTCTTATTATTATCTTGACACGAAAGAAAAATTCATAACAATATACACTACGTccaagaaatagaaaaataaatagtaaaaatacatatattttttataatgaacttttatatatgataataaCGCTTGAAcgtattgaaataaaaattcaaatagtgctgaaataaaactaaattgtAAAGTACAAATTGTTTCTGTAGGAAAAACAATAAACCTGCACTATATATAtcagaacaaaataaataatcgTACAGAAATCAAGCAGTGGCAGACCAAAAATGGCTtaacgtacggtgacctttagttgttagtgtttgtatcattttggtcttttgtggatagaagtctcattggcaattatacctcatcttttttattaaatattaagttttatttataatagaaTAGAAATGCAAAGGAAATAGGATAGTCATCAATGACGCAAAATCAGTACATACACATCAGGAAAAAAGCAAAGGCACAGCGCTTTTATATCTGTTCTACATCTCTAAGTCATAGTTGGGTCTTCAACATCGCGCACAACAAAATTATCATCTCACTGCAAGTTTATGGCGACCCTAGCACCGGATTCAGAAGAATTCATTGTTAAAGGTATTTTAATAAACTATATGCATTTGTCATACATAAGAATAAACTATCATAAAAAGAGGTTGGTCATAAAATATCTCTTATACGGTTATCCTTAGGTTTAagtataatatgtatatttgcACATATAAGACGTGTGTAAAGCCTGGGAAAAAATACCAATAGATACAATAGAGCATATGATTTCTTTAcatcactttatatatataaagaataaggTATATgcatatatagatatacaaGACACATTTACGTTAGCAAGCGAAAATATATCGTAGCTGCTGTAAATTTTAATCTCTCGTTATGaacatattttaactatttgccactggacaatAAGCAACCTTCAACCTTTCATATCATTTTATCATTCAATATTGATTCCACATAAATCtcgtatttcaaataaagtgcACATCAATCGATTCTACGAATCCCGCTTGAATTAATAATAatcgcaaaaaaaaaccaataaatgaaatatatatataataaacaattattattattttttataataagtcATAACAGGTAAATGGACTGgagaaaaaagttgaaaatcaaagaacaatcataaaatacacaaattgaATGAATTGATTGAtgcttaacgttcagtggcaaatatttcatgtacattCAGGACTAGAACAAATCAACAACAGCATgacttgacaaatatttcatattttttatgtcattatatGACAAAGAACCAAAGTTGCAGTtggtattaaatatttttttatgtcattctATGATAAAGAACCAAAATGTAGTTGGTATTCCATGATGGACAAGCAACATAATTATATCGCTGAGCAATTGGAAAAAGAGCCAAAAAGATCATCTTCTGttaaataagaatataaatgaatcatataaaatttaaaagaaaagataatcataaacaaataaaaaatgaaatgaatgattttgtcatgaatatttatttctcactatctatgaataaaatatatatttaatatgtcACCTTTTTTAAGGAAGTTTGATTATTACATAACATTATACAGTTAAAATATGgaatttaaatacatcataaactataaagaatgaaatttttttaaacatagaGTCTTCAGgaatatataaaatgaacaattcattaaattaaatatttatccccaaacatttttttttctttgaactaAAACTTACTAAGCATCACATTGTTTTCTAAAGCCaataattaatttacaaaatggaaagaacattgaaaatatcattttcaattattatcttattttatttttaatccaTAAAATCCTTTAATTATCATTAATATTGTACAATACCCTTTAGGTAATTCAGGTAAACATAACGGTAGTTTATCAAAGAATGCAATCAAccgtgaaattttaaaattgatcattAACCAATCAAAAGCCAGTATTTTATGATGTCCAATCAATCGTAGGTCAATTAGAACTGCACAGGTCGTAAAGTATAAATTCTGGCAGTGTTACATCTGCAACATCAAACTGATTTTGAATTGTCAAACAATAACTTGTCACTGAATTTGGATTTTATACAACAATTTTATTACTACTGCAATCATGGTGCTTAACCAAGAATCCACACCTACCAGCCAGTTCCAGGAGACCCAGTCAACATCTAGCTGTAGATTCAACAATCCGTTCCAGGGATATTCATCATTTCCAACACCATACATGCCTCAGCTAACAGATTTAAGCCAACCTATTGACTTCTCTCAGTCCAGTCATGACAGATATCAGCCAAGGCCTGTTGAAGACTGGCTTAGTAGCGTATACTACCAGAATACAACAGCTACCTTACCTCACAGTATGTACCACTACCGCTACAACCCATACCAGATGTATGACTACAGCAGCTACGCACAGAACTTCCATCATCAGTATACCACACCTCATCAACCTCAGCCACTGACTCATACCTCACCTGCAGCCTCCATCAGTCCTATCAGCTCTGCTGGAAGTTCCTCACCACAAGATCAGCATCATCCCACTGTAAACTTTGAATGGATGAAACCAACCAGCAGCTTTGGTTCAAGAGGTAAATAATACAttactattaattattttttttgataaaaattaattatctttttattaaatattaaaaaaaatatatattaaaaaataataattatcatcagtaaaaaacacagaaaaaaaatgaacagaaaAAATATCTTGTGACCTTTTCCGTATCAAAGATCCAAGAAGAAAGCATTATAGACAGAAATATGTACATAAATACTAGTACTGCTAGTTATGTACTTATATTCctatcaaaaaagaaaatgataggcaaactgaaattttcaattcattGTTAAAAACTAATCTATTGCAGGAGTCTTAGAggtgaaaattaaacaaattcagaaattaGTACTGTAGTACATATATCCTTACGATTTTGAAATATGAGGCTTTAAGAAGTTAGGGAAGATAACTCAAACTAATTttctatatgacaaaatatgacCATActgtaaatgtaatattttcacattgtatcttatgattttttttctcttatagcACCTGGTAAGACACGTACCAAGGACAAGTACCGTGTTGTGTATACTGACTTCCAACGGTTAGAGCTGGAAAAAGAGTTCTGCTACAACAAGTTCATCTCTATCCGCCGTAAATCCGAAATCGCTACCATGCTTAACCTATCAGACCGTCAAGTCAAGATTTGGTTCCAGAACCGCCGTGCCAAAGAACGCCGACAGAAAAAAGAGTTCGACACTATCACAACTACACCACTTGTTACCGATACAACAGAAGATTGTCAGAACACTTTTCTTGAGCAGTCATCGATACCTTCTTCCTCGCCAGTAGAGAAGTTCAGTCAAAGTGCCGCCACAGCTTCCGATTCTAGCTTTCTTCTGACGTCATCATTTCCGTGGAAAGACACCAACAGTAGTGACAGTGACAGTTCTCcatcttttattttgtaattttgttgaCAATTGTAAAACACATCTTAAGTGCTGAAGCAGGACTTGGTCCTAATTATTTTGTTAGTATTAATtgatattattgacattgatatttgcataaagtatatttttgatatgaaacatttaaatatttattttacagggtATGTAAAAATGTACAGAATATATTAAGACATTATGATGATGTAGATTTTGTAAATcattaattgataaattaagCATAATAAATCATCTGTACTGTCTGTTTGTCAACTTGTGTGTTTTAATACTGATGCGAAATTTCATgcttttatttgaaatgtccTCTTTTATAACAATGCTGTAGGGTAttcgtcaatgagacagcaatcaaACGATACCAATGGTAGTCTGTGTTCTTCATATTGTTC
This Mytilus trossulus isolate FHL-02 chromosome 14, PNRI_Mtr1.1.1.hap1, whole genome shotgun sequence DNA region includes the following protein-coding sequences:
- the LOC134696187 gene encoding homeobox protein CDX-1-like; this encodes MVLNQESTPTSQFQETQSTSSCRFNNPFQGYSSFPTPYMPQLTDLSQPIDFSQSSHDRYQPRPVEDWLSSVYYQNTTATLPHSMYHYRYNPYQMYDYSSYAQNFHHQYTTPHQPQPLTHTSPAASISPISSAGSSSPQDQHHPTVNFEWMKPTSSFGSRAPGKTRTKDKYRVVYTDFQRLELEKEFCYNKFISIRRKSEIATMLNLSDRQVKIWFQNRRAKERRQKKEFDTITTTPLVTDTTEDCQNTFLEQSSIPSSSPVEKFSQSAATASDSSFLLTSSFPWKDTNSSDSDSSPSFIL